One segment of Halomarina pelagica DNA contains the following:
- a CDS encoding carbohydrate ABC transporter permease has product MDTRDAVAGVLFALPYLALFTVFLLYPLVKGLYMSLFEWNFLTPSKSEFVGLQNYAYLLQDPNFWNALFNTVEFVVLTVPLIVILSLVLALGLNKQLTGKRVLQFVYFSPYVLTVSVVAIVWEQMFAQGGVFTHYLGWLFQGSPLNSEFWAMPALVVTTAWWQTGFYFAVLLAARQNVPETLYEAARLDGAGPWRTLRDITLPHMKNGLLFVVIASTIFQFQVFGQPFLMTEGGPVGSTQTLVLYLYELGFQTRELGFGAAVGYTLLIVLVSISLLNYYLLGVGDE; this is encoded by the coding sequence ATGGATACCCGCGACGCCGTCGCAGGAGTACTGTTCGCTCTCCCGTACCTCGCGTTGTTCACCGTCTTCCTCCTCTATCCGCTCGTGAAGGGACTCTACATGAGCCTCTTCGAGTGGAACTTCCTCACCCCCTCGAAATCGGAGTTCGTCGGGCTCCAGAACTACGCGTATCTCCTCCAGGATCCCAATTTCTGGAACGCGCTGTTCAACACCGTCGAGTTCGTCGTACTGACGGTTCCGCTCATCGTCATACTCAGTCTCGTCCTCGCGCTCGGGCTCAACAAGCAACTCACCGGCAAACGAGTCCTCCAGTTCGTCTACTTCAGTCCGTACGTACTGACGGTATCGGTAGTCGCCATAGTCTGGGAGCAGATGTTCGCGCAGGGGGGTGTCTTCACCCACTACCTCGGATGGCTCTTTCAGGGGTCACCGCTCAACTCCGAATTCTGGGCCATGCCGGCGCTCGTCGTCACGACGGCGTGGTGGCAGACCGGCTTCTACTTCGCCGTCCTGCTGGCCGCCCGGCAGAACGTCCCGGAGACGCTCTACGAGGCCGCGAGGCTCGACGGTGCGGGACCGTGGCGGACGTTACGGGACATCACGCTCCCCCACATGAAAAACGGGTTGCTGTTCGTCGTCATCGCGTCGACGATCTTCCAGTTCCAGGTGTTCGGGCAACCCTTCCTCATGACAGAGGGAGGTCCCGTCGGGAGTACGCAGACCCTCGTATTGTACCTCTACGAGTTGGGTTTCCAGACCCGTGAACTCGGATTCGGTGCTGCCGTCGGTTACACGCTTCTGATCGTCCTCGTCAGTATCTCGCTGCTCAACTACTATCTCCTGGGGGTGGGCGATGAGTAA